The genome window CTTGTAAATTCATCATAAAGACAGAACAATATCTTTCTGAAAGAAGATACTGATTTACTTCTAAGCATGGGATTATCGTGTTTTTTCGTGGAAGGAGCATTTGGTTTTCTTCCAGTGGCTTAGATGGCCTGAATATTCTCATAACAAATGCTAACCGCTAACCCACCTTCATTCCTAGTTCCATCGGAGGTACCTCAGCAAACGGGACTTCACGCGTTGCCAACTCCCACAGTAAGATGGCGTAACTCCACATGTCAGCTGCCTTCACGTTGATGTCTTCTGGTTTCTTTTGCAGAGCTGTCAAAAGGAGAAAGATGTCACTTTTGACTATGAATTGACAGGACTACAGAACACCTCAAGTGGCTCCATCTAGCCTCCCTGGAATTGAACCAGGCCCCATCCAtaggtagccagcagtgttaaccacgaGGCTATGGGTATGAACATTTCTGTAACCAACTCAAAGCAGATCACCCTACCTTCTGGTGACATCCAAGCTGGCGAATACACCTTGCCTCGCTCATGAAACGAAAACTTGTAGTCGGCCATGTTGATTCGACACGCAAGGTCTTCATCCACCTGTAACAAGGAAACAGCCAATCAGGAATCACCATAGTCATGTGCCAAATGCATAGCCAATCAAAACTTACAACACAAACATTCCAGccaaagatgaaaaatgtgaacaaaaccAAGTTAACAGATATGACAAGAAGAGATTTCATTTATACAGGAAAGCCCCTCATGGCTGGAGCACAAAGTAAGAAAACATAAGTGATTTCAGTAAACATGCTCTGATCATCACTAAGTACAAAATGTAGAATTCAAATTGTTTTTTCACACTAAATACAAACATAATTTTTAAAGTATCTCACACCTGCAAAGTTAGTATTTGCCACAGACAACACGTCAGGCAGGTTTTAGTAGCAGACAACTATAGTCGTTAACTATTTATCAATTGTTAATAGCAATTAGATTATGTTAAGAGTGTGATTAGCCTCAAGTGATATCATTGGTCAAATTCAAGCCAGCACCTTGTACCACTTAAGTTAATTGTCAATTCCAAATTAAACTTCCTAGACTCTTGAAATTGAGCACTGTATACCACAACCACCATCGAGCTAAGCTGAAATAGCATAGGCTAGCCATGTTGAAGCCACATGGCTGCTTTGACGAAGCAGCATGGATACATGCACTGCTACCAAAAGAAGGCTATATGAAACTATACAAAAGAAGCTCTCATTACTTTCAAATTTCACCAAATATTATTATGAACAATATACAACGGCCATTAAAATCTTACTTTATTAATTATGTTTATGTACTTGAAAGGGCAATTGAAAATCATGCACTACTTTGAATACAGgtcaagtttgaaaaaattaataGTTTCAGAATAAGCAACTACAAATAATAAAGAACTGACAGCATGGacaggaagaaaaaaagttatgCATTCTTATATTACACGATCGGAGTGCATCTACATGTagaaaaaacaaaaactgtTGAAACTAAATAAAACGTGTACTTCAAAACACCCAAATAAAAGATACAAGGAATGCTTTTGTCACGACTCATGTCAGTAGAGGTAGGCCGTAAGATACCAACACAAATCTAATTTGGATTAGAATTACTATAAGTGGGGCTTTTCTTGTTAAATCTTAGAACTGCTGATTCAAATCATGCAGGCCTTCTCCCAAATGCTATTGTCTCCCATGCCTAAGCAATGGTTCGATTTATAACCTTTCCAACCTAATTTCAAAGATCTATAATTTTTCAATTAAAGGGGTGATTTTGATTGAGGCGAAGCCAAAGGTtgtgttattctccagggagtgtTCCTCCTTCAAGGGGGAATGAGCTTGGGGAAGTAAGACAGATTTTACAAAATCTGGTTGGAAAGATTTCAGTTTGTTATGTTAGTTATGAACGCCTTGCAAGATAGTTCATGGTGACTTGTTTACCCCAGTGACAGCCCCATCTCGACGCTTTGAGATGTATTTGGGGTCATCCACATTTATTTTAGCTAGATCTTCGTCAATCTGAAAATTAAGCATCAAGTgtaaaagaaatcatgccatttGCCTATAATGAAAGAGAATTTTGAATAAGATAAAAAACATCATAAAGTTAGTACTTGGACTCGTCAGTCCAAGGCACTAAGACAGCACATTACAAGCAAGCATGACACGTAGGGCTGTGCCAGTAAAACGACGGAATAAACAAAAACACAATAATAGTTTCCTGTTCTCACCAGTTCATCACATTAGATATGATTCAGACGGCTGAAGGCTAAAGGCCAGCAAACTGATCACAAATGGGCCTCGTATCATATTTGTAGCTTCCGTCAGTGGCACTAAAAATGGTCAGCAACCTAACAGGGATTCACCAGCTAAACTTACTAGCTGCCGTCGGTCTCCACCTCTTTCTGCACAACTCATTTCTCAACACGGTACTTACCATGACGTGTTTACTGGTCAGATAGATATTTGGGATCGCCGGGTCGAGTGTGTGGAGAAATTCCATCCCTCTTGCTATGTCAATGGCAAAACGTAGAGCCTGGTTTTGGTCAACAACGATACCTGGAAATAGTCAAAGGATACTTTCACTTCTGACCACATAACACAAGCTATGAAGACATAAATAGGCATGAAGGTTGAAAATTTGTCTGGTCCAAGAAAAGCTTCTTTGAAGAGTCTTGAAAAGTGAGTGTGGGTAAGTTAAAGCAAATTATGCTTTGATTGTATAAGCAAGGACTTTTTCAAAATGCCAAACTTCAGCTGCTTCAGTAGTCCTGTATTAACTCTCCTCTTACCAGTTTCCTCATGAAGAACATTGAAGAGGGAGCCATACGGCATAAATTGAGAGATGACCACCAGGTTGGGAGGTTGGTTACACGCTCCGAGCACTGGCAAGATGTTCGGGTGGTTGAAGATTCTGAAGAGataagaaaatgtcagcaatcCCATTCATACATGAGCAGATATATGAAACTACTTTTAACCATTGAGATTTGCTGCAGCATGACGTGAGGTTGTAATTGATGGTAAAATGTCGGCGTTCCTCACCGTAGCCTTGGGAACTCTTCAGCAAAGTCTCTGGTATCTCGTATCGTCAATCTACGAACTGTGAGGATTTTTGCTGCGATATCATTTCCTTGCCATGTACCCCTCCAGAGCtacaaatacatgaaatatgaAAGTTTCACAAATATAATATTTTCGGATGCTGTCTTGTGCGAATTCTCTAGCCTCCCATTGACAGAAGAGCCTGCCGGGTGGCTACATCATTGACGTTGATGTTAAAAGGCAATTACCAACTATCAAACACTGCATCATCGACATTCAGTATACAGAAATGGGTTAACAATGATTGCAGAGATAATTAGTCGCTAATTACTGACAATACCAGAATGAGAAGATTGTTTATGGTCTAATATCTCCAGGTTGCCATCAAAACAGAAAGAACTGTTGTTGGTGATAAGGAGTGGTTGGAGCACTGGCTCATAATCAGAAAGTTGTGATGAGACATGGATGGTGTGTTAAGTGTTGGATTCTTTTCAACCATACCCATTCATGAGTGTTTCAGTGTTTGACGGCTACAAAATCAACACTCAACATTCCACACTTCTGTATGTAGGTTAATGGGCCAGCTGCAGAGGAGATGTCAGccttcatctccatcatcattatcaatgaCACCATTACATAGTAGATTCACTAAAGCTCTATCGTTTTATGTTGGTGATCAACTTCACTATCCAGTCATCCAATATGAATGACAGTTTTCTAGCAGCATCCTGATCTATACGAAATGGCCTGTATAGGCATCATAAAGGGATCAGACTTCCCAGTTTGTATAGAAACCTACTTTTCCTCAACATTACGTAAAATGCATCATTGCATTCAACACTATGTAAAGCACTTTCCAGTATTCACTACTGTTTAGGTGTAAAGGAGTTAATGACCTTAACACACACAGTGTACATCAGATCACAATACATAGGCATGGGTTGTTTGCTATAAGCAGAGGGATTGGTAGGCCTACAGGGTGATTTAAGACTGACCAACACTGAGCAGTTCCACCTGGATGTTGCAATTAATACAGGCACAGGTGATACAGCAATAGTCAACGGTAGGCAATGTTACAGCTTGATCTGTGTATATATGTTGTGGTTCATGCAATGATGTGGGTGTTTACCACACCCTCATAGAGCATAAAGGCCTTCATGACCTGTTCACCTAGGTTCGTTCACCTAGGCCCCTGTACTGCAATATCAATAATGCTTGATTTCCATCTGTCCAACAAACAGGGGAAGACCAGTGGCATAGCGCATACTGGAGCACCAGGCTCATAATCAAGAGGTGGTGAGTTTGACTCTTTAAAGGAGTACCACTGTTATGTTTtcgtgtccttgagcaagatcATACCCCACGACTGCTCAACAACCCAACCTTGACTGAAATTTAGCATTCAGCAATCAGCACACCGTCAGATTCCCATCTGCCTTCGGTTCAGGTGTCTGACCAGGTAGCCATGTCGGCATCAGCCTGCACACCAGCCTTCCTTGATATGAGGAAGGCAGAATCATTTTCTCCTGACTCGTCCACTATATTCTCCCACAAATCACTTAGAATCTAACGAGTCAGAAGTAGCAACCATACTCTACATAAACAGAAAGTTACTTTTACTCAGTGTATTGAGTATGGATGTGAATACATACTGTGACGTGTACCTTTAAAAACACTTTTGATTCAAATGATACTGACCTCTCCTGAATGGCTGCTACAGAGTTTCGTGTGGAGATTCAACTGTGCTATGTCAATTCCTGAATGGCGAGATAACGTGGCATCTCCTTTAAATGAAAGGAAGAaaacattcatgacattcagtTGACCTGAAATATATCGATAAACAGACCTTCATCTGACTTATGATATTCCTTACCTCCTCTCAGTCCGATCGATTTTGAATGTTAAGTGGGAAACATCGTAGCAGCTTCTTAGCATACTCTGGAGTATTCCAGGATGCTGAAGCACTCTGAACAGGGTTGATGTAGAATAGCACTAAATATTCATGCCAAACTTTGGCATTTTTCAACCTCTAACATGTCAAAGAGCCCGTACCGAGATGATGAAGCAATTTAAGGAAGGTGGAACAAAGGAAAAAGCATCAAGGAGAATGACTTACTACTCCTTGTTTTGTATCCTAACCAACTCCTATCCTTGAAAGGTACTTTTTTCAAATCTTGACCTAATGCAGCAGCTCTTTCTGAAAGGAAATACAACCATACATTTATAGCAGACATCGATTCTACTCCCATTCCCTTCCTTCCCTTTACCCCGACCGGGACTTGCTTTTGTGTCCCTGGTGTGGTTGAGCACCCTACTCCAAGACTCACAGAGGAAGATGCGGTGGCACGAGGGGTCAGCACACTACGACTGTAACAATGCCAATACACCTCCCTAAGTCTCTCCCTGGGGTTTCTGACAATGGGTTGCCCTTTGGCTGTGGTTCAGACTGACATCTGCTGTACTTACCACTTAAGATTCTCTGTAAGAAGGATTTTGATTTCTCTAATGGTGTCTCTCCATATTTGTTACTTATTGCGACTAAAGCACCATTGTTCACAAGATCTTCAGCTATCTGGTCCTGGCCCCAGAAACAAGCGTAATGCAGGGGCGTGTTGCCGTGTTCATTGATGGCGTTTATGTTGGCTTTATTGTGTaataactgaaagaacaacGACGCGATACAAATTACAATCATTAATGTCAAAAGCAATTTTGCTCGACTTCTCGACAATGACGACATCTCCTTGCTAGTCAGAAGTGCACCACTTTGGAGCTCACAATGATAGTGGATGTTCGGGATTCCATCCGCCGAAGAAATGCCATGGCAAAAGGAGGCTTTGCTAATGTGACAATTTTCAGTGGCACACCCGAATAATACTTACTTTCAATACAATATCCCTGTGGCCATGGCTAGCTGCCAAATGAAGAGCAGTGTCATCACCCATGTTGGTAGCATTTATCCTAGCACCACGAAAAATCAACATGTCAACAATGTTAGCCCGCCCTTCGCGGGCCGCCCAGTGAAGTAAACTGAACCGATGGTCATCTCTGCAATGATATAAGGAAAACATGGTGCTAAGAGGTAGGGGAAATTGATTCAGTAGAGATGTGGTAGGGGTCTGACTCACTCTGAGGGTATTTGAATGTCATTTGCCAGACTGGCAGATGAGCTCTTGGCTTTCCAAAACTCCCTAGTTTACTTGTATGTAAGAGATGTCTGACACTGAACAATGAACTGAGAACAGGTTTCTTAGTATCGCCCTGCCCTCAAAGCAGTttttgattaaaaatcacttgttttcagGGTTGCTTTACTCTTTGCCCTGTAGCTATACTCCCCCTACACTATACATGCAAAGATTGACTGTTACATGTTTACATTGGATAATAGAGCAATACCGATCAGGAAGGAAACTTGATTGGAATGCACATATCGAGGAGGAATGCATCAGGTACATGTTCACTCCAGATGGATGGGAAATCTGTTTACACAACAAGTGAATATAAATTTGCTAGAGAAATATTTTGCAGTCTTGATAATGATAGCCCACATCGGGTAGTTAACCCTGACAATGCCAGACTTCAGCTTCCATTCCTGCGTCATACATTTTACTTGTCACACAGAAAAAATATTCACCCTGCTTCAGCAATGAAAGAATAGTGCTCATTCTCAAACCAGGACTGCAGGAGTGCAGTGTGAATGGTTGTGCATGTAAATGATTGCTATTCAAACCAACAGCAAAGAATGTATGGTAGGTTTTTCTACAGCTAGCCACAATAATTCACCCAAATCTACCTGCTCAACGATGTTGGTGAATCATGAAGGTAGCCACTGTTTAACTTGAGACATAGGTTTACCCTACACTAACCCATTAACTTCAGTACACCGATCATAGAGCAtttgcaatacatgcaatatggcTTGCTTTAACGCATTTATACTGACATTTCCAGTTTCCTGCAGTTCAGTATACCACTGAATTCTCACACACTGCAACCTCCCAACAGATCcgcatgttacatgtatgtaccaccACACAAAGTAAGTTTGTGTCTTCGccttcatcatacatgtacatttcaaacatccctttcaacatgttcaataccAAGTACCCTacaagtgtgtacagagcacTCACAAAATTCCTTCTTTCTAATTCTTTtcacaaaatattgattttatCATAAGGAGAGAACAAGTTCACTGAGATGCGGAATGTTAACTGAAGACACTGGTTGGAGTCTTAAGTTGAGGAAGGTACATTTGCTGGGGATCATTAGATGAGATGATGATGCGATTACCACTTCAATGCTCACTATACAAGTCTTTTATTGACACATCTCTCATCTCATCACTCGGATAAAACATGAATCAATGAAAACCTGTTGAGCTGCAGCATGGATGTTTACACTCCGGGAGGCTTGGTCAGTATATCCTTCAGTGTCAGATATAAAGACAAACACTAACAAGATCAACGGCAGTTGAGGACACCCCATTTTAACACCTGATATACATGAAAGTATGAAATAAAAGCTACATCTATTTACCAACAGGCAATTGACACGGGGTCGACTCTTTGTAAGAAGTAAAAGAGCAGACTGACGACAGTGAAGTATTGACAAAAACAGTGAAGTACAGGAAGTATTTGTCTCTGAAGTAGCTGAGTATAACGGATGTTCTTGTCGTATGCGACCGACGATGCCAAGCGTCTCTGATTGGCGTCTCTGAAAAaactaaatttaaaaaaatactcaCCCCTGATTGAGGTCATTTTCCGTGTTGTCCAGCCACAGGCGGACATTGAACGCATTGCCTTCACGCACCTGGGCAAAGATATCATCCATAGCCATGGCTATAAATGAGAAAGGGCACTCACTCAGCTACTGTCAAATTCTCATACATCAGCCTCGAACACTACACTGCAGTGTACACAACCTATACGAATTCTTCACACACGTCTGACACAAATGGGCAGGGCTTCACTTTCACTGCTGTTTATGAAAAATCCACAAGGAAACAAGTCTTGATTCCAATGGCATAATAATCCTTATTTATTTATGTTTCAAACTAAGTTACTCATGTAGTAATCAGACAAATAGTTTGGAGAGAAATTTGACAGAATTTAAGCCTGTCTTCCCAAACACAACTAGCCTGGCTCATCTGCGCATTGCACTGCGCACGATTCCTCATTCGCAACTTCGGCGCGTTTCGATAAGAATCAACTCGAACACTGGGAACAAGTCCGCCATTATCTCCAAAACTACTTCTTTTTGAAATAGATtctaaaatcttttttttttatatGAAGATTAAAATTGGCTACAACCATAATTTGTTAAATAGTATTACTGTGCTGCTTCAATACAATATATATAGAGAAATACgtacaaatatttacaaatttggAATTATTTAAGAACTATTTGGCCAGTTCACCCTGCCACCGGCGATTTTTTAATATGGCGACGATCTAAGTGTTGTCAGAGGAACTACGTCTCCGATCAGTGCGCATGTTCCCAGAATGCAAATTCAAAGATGTCTGCGCCCATGAAAACACgaattttgtaaaattttctcaTCAAACTGCCAAAAATACACGAAGATCACTAtttcttaacaatttgaaaAGGGTGATTACATTGATGATATATGAATCTACTGAACTATCTTACTGACAAGACAGGTCTGCATAAGATTTCGAAGTGAAAGCAGTTTTTGATTGTGCTTGGATCCTctccatgcatgcatgcatataaaATATTGTGTTCCAGGACGAAGTTTGGTGGTCCTCGGCTGTTGTTTAGAGCCGCATCATCAGATCATGACTCATGTCCTAGTGATCTCtagtttgctgctggtttgttgtACGGCTCTCAGACTCAATCAATGCCAATGGCTTCTGCCGACTGTGAGGAAATTAACTGTAGTTTACTTTAAGCGCCAGTCCCACGACAATGCTCTAGATTGTATGTGTATCTGAAACTTCTATGTATTGCTGTTTTGATTTCAGATCTTTCAATTGGCACaatctgaaaatgtttgcagaagAGTCCCAATGGAACGTTGAACGGAGTGCTGACACACTGAATCAGAGTTTGTTTGGTGAAGTCCCTATTCTTACGAGCACCAAGAAGAAAACTCAGAAAAAGATAGATCAAGTTCTCATTGTTTCAGTCAAATCAAATCTTACTCCAGATAAAAAGAAAAAGGCCAGACTGAGAAATAAATATCCTCCTACTCAGACCAATGCCATCAAGGAAAACCATGATCTATCAGTTGAAAGTGAAATCAAGAAAAATAATGACCTTGTTACTTCTACTGCTTTCAATAAGAAAAAGAAAGCTGTAAAAGTTGAACTTTCAGGAAACTCTTTAATACccaagaaaagaaagaaaaataagGCTAATAATACTTCAGAACTTTCTCAATCAACAAAAATTTTGTCTGAAGAAAATGTTCGCGTAACCAAAGCCGTAGAAAGTGCAGGGACACCATTGAGTTGTGAAGAGGGGCAGTCTCCAGacaaaaagagaaaaaagaaCAGGAAGAGAAAGCCTAACAATAAATATGCTCATCTTGTTCAAAAGAGAGACCCTGTGGAAAGTGCTTTAGGCAAAAGTGAGAAACAGTCCAACTTGCAGCGTAAACAAGTTGACGTAGTTTCTGCTGTCTCAAGCCTAGAAATTGCTACGAAAATATCACGCAAGGGTAAGAAACATAAGTTGCAAAATGGAGGGGAGCATTCAGAGGGAAAAAGTGTACTGGGTGATGTGAGCTCAGATATTGGTCTCACTAAAATGAAGCACAAAAATAAGAAAGTCGTAGTAAATCAAAATGGGAGTGGCAGTTCAATGGAAATTAGTTTAGAGGTGCCAAAGGAAGCAGTTGTAGAGTCCAGGTCTGCAAAGAAACGaaataagaagaagaagttgctgAATGAAATGAAAGGGTCCAGTGACAGTAGTGGGGGGTTGGTGACCGATAAATCTAAGCAAGGAATGGCTGTTGGTGAATCTGATGGGCTTACTAATACTAATCTGGAGTCTGGCTCggggaagaagaagagaaataGGAAACGAAGGCATCAAATTGATGATGAAAGTGTGGACGTCGAGTCAAAGAAGCCAAAAATATCTTGTTCGAATGTTGATACTTCTCCTAAagaaactttaaagaaatcatTTGGTGCAAGCAGTCCTTTTGATGTCTCTGAGTTGAGAAAGAGATTGTCTATTAGTGGTGACTCACCAGGTGgtaaaatcttgaagaaaatggatAAAGACGTTGCTAAAGGAGCACATAAGGCTGAAGTCAAGAAGGTACCCCAGACTTTGAGGGAGAGGATGATGGAGAAACTGAATTCAGCTCGGTAGGTTTTGCTTTGGTACATGTTGAGCGATATCGCAATACATTCCACTGGCATGTGTTGGCCTCTGGTCTGGGAGTTGCCCTAGTTTCACCCATCTTGCACAAATCAATTGCTGCTTGTACGAAGTCGAGTTGGATGCAAAACTGTTCTCTTGAATCAAAATTGTGAGTTGCATAGTTCCTCTGGCTCTTTTCTCTCAATCTTTTCGTTCCtcctttttttcagattccGTTCAATAAATGAGCAGCTTTACACGTGTTCGGGAAAAGAGGCGTACAGTCTCTTTGAAGAAGATCCATCGACGTTTAAAGTTTATCATGAAGGCTTCCAGAACCAAGTTGAGAAGTGGCCGGTCAACCCTGTGGACAAAATGATAGAATACATACAGTCAAAGTATGGGATGTTTTACTCTTTGCTTTTGCTTCTTCTTCTGATTGACAGGTATTCAGGATGTTATGGTTCAACCACCTTGGGAAAGATGTCGCAAACAGAGTTTGTGGGGCTAATTCCATTTCTTGAGACCGTGGAAAATCTACGTCAGATTACTCACCCAGGTCCTATCTTTTCGGTAACCTCAACAGAGTTTTCGAAACTGGGTGTTCATGAATCACTTCATGTCAAATTTCAGGTCTAACGCCAATCTGATTGTTGCCGATTTTGGATGTGGAGATGCCAGGATTGCGCAATCGGTCTCCAATAAGGTGCATTCCTTTGACCTTGTTGCTGTCAATGAACACATTACGGCCTGTGATATGTCCAAGGTGAGCCAACCAACTTTCAGTGACACTTTATTATTTAGATGAGACAGATGTGAGGAGGCACATAGTTCAGTGGGTCTGTTGGTCTTCCTGTATCGGTACATAGGCTTGGTTGGAGGGGAGGTTAGGTGTGCAATGGaccctttcaatttcaaaattgaccGGAACCATGATTTGATGTGTGTCTGTATACAACTAAGGTTACTcacttacatgtattcattGGTTTTATTTCAGGTCCCACTGAGAAGTAACTGTGTTGACATTGGGATCTTTTGCTTGTCACTCATGGGGACAAATTTGGTGGATTATCTGCATGAGGCTAGTCGGATAATGAAGATAGGGTGagtcttgaaaataagtgattgtttttttcatttcatgagtAAAAATCAATGGTAGTGTTCATTAAACTTTTATAAAACTGTTTGTGTTATTTTATTGCTTGACTCAATCAAGACTTCTATTTTCAGGGGCGTTTTGCTCATTGCCGAAGTGGTCAGCAGAATTAAACGAGTCAACATCTTTATTCATCAGGTTGAAGACCTCGGGTTTATGTTAATGCATCAGGTAATTTGATGAGTCGGCAGCTCTAGTCAATAAGTTGAAGACCTTGGTTTCCAATTGGCATGAGCTACATCATGTGGTGTACATGTCAACTCCTAAATGAGTGAGAATGGTTATCGGACATGAAAGAGCCAGTTTGCATCTATTCAATTTCATTCCCCTGCTTGTTTAGGTTAGTTCTGTACTTTGTATCTTTGTCACTTGAAATCTCACCGGGTCTTTGTGAAGGTGTGGGCTACAATGGGAGAattttttgatgtttttatctTCAACTCATGACTTCTGCATTTCAGGACAAGTCGAACAAGATGTTCATTCTGTTTGAGTTCAAGAAAGCACGCAATGCTCCTCCAAAGCATCGGCTTGAACCAATTGAACTGCTACCGTGCGTCTACAAGAAGAGGTGAAGCCAGTCATTGTCAGAATGAAAAGTGCTAACTTTGTTGAGCCAACAGCTAATATGTACTGCCTGCTAATAATCTTGTGGTAATAAATACGATTTATATTGATTAAGACAGTGTTTTTGTGATGTTCTTTTATCTGTACTGTACTAACACTAGTGTCTCATCTTCGCAATCTTGGGCAACATGCTCATGACATTGCCAGGGGGCCAGGTGGCAAGATATGACAGTGAAGGACTGATTGTGACTGCTGGATGTCTCGGACTGCCACTGGAGGACAGTCACTATACATACAAACACTCCTCATTAAGATGTGTCCTTTCTGGGTCACAAGGTGTATGAAAGCATGATGTAACCCGCCCAGGCAAGGACCTCCCATGCTCCGGGCCTTCTTTGCAGGCACCAAAACCATACAGCAGCGATAACTTCCATACCCTTTATTTACACGGAATGGCCTCCTTGGTGCAGTCATTCTATGCCGATCTACCAGCATTGTCCGTATGTCCATTCTTTCTTGACCGATGTTCACCACCAGTAGGTCAGCATGCAGTCATTCAGCATGCAGTCATTCAGATTAG of Lineus longissimus chromosome 9, tnLinLong1.2, whole genome shotgun sequence contains these proteins:
- the LOC135493395 gene encoding integrin-linked protein kinase-like isoform X1 is translated as MAMDDIFAQVREGNAFNVRLWLDNTENDLNQGDDHRFSLLHWAAREGRANIVDMLIFRGARINATNMGDDTALHLAASHGHRDIVLKLLHNKANINAINEHGNTPLHYACFWGQDQIAEDLVNNGALVAISNKYGETPLEKSKSFLQRILSERAAALGQDLKKVPFKDRSWLGYKTRSRDATLSRHSGIDIAQLNLHTKLCSSHSGELWRGTWQGNDIAAKILTVRRLTIRDTRDFAEEFPRLRIFNHPNILPVLGACNQPPNLVVISQFMPYGSLFNVLHEETGIVVDQNQALRFAIDIARGMEFLHTLDPAIPNIYLTSKHVMIDEDLAKINVDDPKYISKRRDGAVTGVDEDLACRINMADYKFSFHERGKVYSPAWMSPEALQKKPEDINVKAADMWSYAILLWELATREVPFAEVPPMELGMKVAHENLRLSIPPGTSPHMARLMKICMNEDPGKRPRFEMIIPILEKMKQSGN
- the LOC135493423 gene encoding ribosomal RNA-processing protein 8-like, coding for MFAEESQWNVERSADTLNQSLFGEVPILTSTKKKTQKKIDQVLIVSVKSNLTPDKKKKARLRNKYPPTQTNAIKENHDLSVESEIKKNNDLVTSTAFNKKKKAVKVELSGNSLIPKKRKKNKANNTSELSQSTKILSEENVRVTKAVESAGTPLSCEEGQSPDKKRKKNRKRKPNNKYAHLVQKRDPVESALGKSEKQSNLQRKQVDVVSAVSSLEIATKISRKGKKHKLQNGGEHSEGKSVLGDVSSDIGLTKMKHKNKKVVVNQNGSGSSMEISLEVPKEAVVESRSAKKRNKKKKLLNEMKGSSDSSGGLVTDKSKQGMAVGESDGLTNTNLESGSGKKKRNRKRRHQIDDESVDVESKKPKISCSNVDTSPKETLKKSFGASSPFDVSELRKRLSISGDSPGGKILKKMDKDVAKGAHKAEVKKVPQTLRERMMEKLNSARFRSINEQLYTCSGKEAYSLFEEDPSTFKVYHEGFQNQVEKWPVNPVDKMIEYIQSKSNANLIVADFGCGDARIAQSVSNKVHSFDLVAVNEHITACDMSKVPLRSNCVDIGIFCLSLMGTNLVDYLHEASRIMKIGGVLLIAEVVSRIKRVNIFIHQVEDLGFMLMHQDKSNKMFILFEFKKARNAPPKHRLEPIELLPCVYKKR
- the LOC135493395 gene encoding integrin-linked protein kinase-like isoform X2; the encoded protein is MAMDDIFAQVREGNAFNVRLWLDNTENDLNQGDDHRFSLLHWAAREGRANIVDMLIFRGARINATNMGDDTALHLAASHGHRDIVLKLLHNKANINAINEHGNTPLHYACFWGQDQIAEDLVNNGALVAISNKYGETPLEKSKSFLQRILSERAAALGQDLKKVPFKDRSWLGYKTRSRDATLSRHSGIDIAQLNLHTKLCSSHSGELWRGTWQGNDIAAKILTVRRLTIRDTRDFAEEFPRLRIFNHPNILPVLGACNQPPNLVVISQFMPYGSLFNVLHEETGIVVDQNQALRFAIDIARGMEFLHTLDPAIPNIYLTSKHVMVDEDLACRINMADYKFSFHERGKVYSPAWMSPEALQKKPEDINVKAADMWSYAILLWELATREVPFAEVPPMELGMKVAHENLRLSIPPGTSPHMARLMKICMNEDPGKRPRFEMIIPILEKMKQSGN